A section of the Polynucleobacter sp. AP-Jannik-300A-C4 genome encodes:
- the murJ gene encoding murein biosynthesis integral membrane protein MurJ, translating to MNLLSAAAKVSSLTTLSRITGLLRETLIARSFGASEWTDAFNVAFRLPNLLRRLFAEGAFSQAFVPILGEISTKGDVKQSQILVNAVATLLFWALLLTVLLGVIGAPLLILVIATGFEGGPAYEASVVMTRIMFPYIGLISMVSLSAGILNTFGRFAIPAFTPVLLNLALISSAIFLAPYLNQPIYALSIGVLVGGFLQLAIQVPALYRLGLLPKVGLLPGAIKAAIKNPDARRVMKLMGPAVFAVSVAQISLIINTNIASRLQTGSVSWLSYADRLMEFPTALLGVALGTVLLPSLSKANAKNDLVHAGELLIWGLQLTFLLAAPCAIALFIFGEPLAAVLYHYGKFSALDVLMTQRALAAYGVGLIGLILVKILAPGFYSRQDIRTPVKIGLLVLVATQLANLAFVPWLGHAGLALSVGAGACLNATLLWVGLHRRGALPSAAWLKYLGQLLLALIPFAFLLYYAATAHDWIALQSSPWIRIGLLAAWLAAAAVVYFSALWLVGIRWQKFLRHAK from the coding sequence ATGAATCTGCTTTCTGCTGCCGCCAAGGTTAGCTCCCTCACCACGCTCTCCAGGATCACCGGACTCCTCCGTGAGACCCTGATTGCCCGTAGTTTTGGGGCCTCGGAGTGGACAGATGCCTTTAATGTGGCCTTCAGACTACCTAATTTGCTACGCCGACTGTTTGCCGAGGGAGCCTTTTCTCAGGCATTTGTGCCGATTTTGGGAGAAATTTCCACTAAAGGGGACGTAAAACAGTCCCAAATCCTTGTAAATGCTGTTGCCACGCTCTTATTTTGGGCTTTGTTGCTCACGGTACTCCTTGGGGTGATCGGTGCCCCTCTGTTGATTCTGGTGATTGCTACGGGCTTTGAGGGTGGTCCAGCATATGAGGCAAGCGTAGTCATGACCCGAATCATGTTCCCCTACATTGGCCTCATTTCCATGGTTTCCCTGTCAGCCGGGATCCTTAATACTTTTGGCCGCTTTGCTATTCCGGCATTTACCCCAGTTTTACTCAATTTAGCCCTGATCAGCAGCGCCATCTTCTTGGCACCTTATTTGAATCAACCGATTTATGCCTTGAGCATTGGCGTGCTCGTGGGTGGCTTTTTGCAGCTTGCGATTCAGGTTCCGGCGCTATACCGCCTAGGCTTATTGCCTAAAGTGGGTCTCTTACCAGGCGCCATCAAAGCGGCCATAAAAAATCCGGATGCACGGCGCGTCATGAAACTCATGGGGCCCGCGGTGTTTGCAGTCTCCGTCGCCCAGATTTCCCTCATCATCAATACCAATATTGCATCTCGCTTACAAACTGGTAGCGTCTCCTGGCTCTCTTACGCCGATCGTCTGATGGAGTTTCCGACCGCCCTCTTAGGCGTTGCGCTAGGCACAGTCTTGCTACCGAGCTTGAGCAAGGCAAATGCAAAAAATGATTTAGTGCATGCTGGCGAGCTCTTGATTTGGGGATTGCAGCTCACCTTTTTGCTGGCCGCCCCTTGCGCAATTGCTCTCTTTATTTTTGGTGAGCCACTAGCAGCGGTGCTGTATCACTACGGCAAGTTCAGCGCCCTGGATGTCCTCATGACACAGCGTGCACTGGCAGCTTATGGCGTTGGACTCATTGGTCTTATTTTGGTAAAGATCTTGGCTCCCGGATTTTATTCACGACAAGATATCCGCACACCAGTAAAAATTGGCTTGTTGGTCTTGGTAGCAACCCAATTGGCTAACTTAGCTTTTGTTCCTTGGTTAGGCCATGCTGGCCTTGCCCTTTCCGTGGGCGCTGGCGCCTGCCTAAATGCAACGCTACTGTGGGTTGGCCTACATCGTCGCGGCGCTCTACCTAGCGCTGCATGGTTAAAGTACTTAGGGCAGCTTTTGCTCGCCTTAATTCCTTTTGCATTTCTCTTGTATTACGCCGCTACTGCACACGATTGGATCGCTCTGCAATCTAGTCCCTGGATCCGCATTGGATTGCTAGCCGCTTGGCTAGCTGCTGCTGCAGTGGTTTATTTTTCAGCCCTATGGCTTGTTGGCATTCGCTGGCAAAAATTCCTGCGTCATGCAAAATAG
- a CDS encoding DUF3579 domain-containing protein, producing MNHKKLFIQGITTSGKPFRPSDWAERLCGVMATFRPPGDSGDPRFTYSPYVRPVVIAKVKCVVIDTRLRDLDPRALDFVMNFAKDNSLPIEEACEFQPNSQSQP from the coding sequence TTGAACCACAAAAAGCTTTTCATTCAAGGCATTACAACTTCTGGCAAACCTTTTCGTCCCAGCGACTGGGCCGAACGTCTTTGCGGGGTGATGGCTACTTTTCGCCCGCCAGGCGATTCTGGCGACCCCCGCTTCACTTACTCACCCTATGTCAGACCAGTGGTTATTGCAAAAGTGAAATGCGTTGTTATCGATACCAGACTGAGAGACCTTGATCCAAGAGCGCTTGACTTTGTCATGAACTTTGCCAAAGACAACAGCCTGCCAATCGAAGAGGCCTGTGAATTCCAACCGAACTCACAATCCCAGCCCTAA
- the rpsT gene encoding 30S ribosomal protein S20 — protein MANTAQARKRARQAVKQNEHNSSLRSKLRTSIKAVRKAIETGDKAAAAKVFAATQSTIDKIADKKIAHKNTASRQKSRLSAAIKAMAA, from the coding sequence ATGGCCAATACCGCACAAGCGCGTAAACGCGCACGGCAGGCAGTAAAACAGAATGAGCACAACTCCAGCTTGCGTTCAAAGCTTCGCACTTCCATCAAGGCAGTTCGTAAAGCAATTGAAACTGGCGACAAGGCTGCTGCAGCTAAAGTGTTCGCAGCAACTCAATCAACAATTGACAAGATTGCTGATAAAAAGATTGCTCACAAAAATACTGCATCACGTCAGAAGTCACGTTTGTCTGCAGCTATTAAGGCAATGGCAGCGTAA